A stretch of DNA from Methylogaea oryzae:
CTCGTCTTGCAGCAGGCCCAGCACGCCGCCCAACCCCTTGAGCGTCGCCGCCAAGCCGGCGGCGGCGGTCGTATCGCCCGCCTGCTTGTGGCGGTTGACCTCCCGCGCCAGTTCGAACAGCACCGCCACGGCGGCCGGCGTATTAAAGTCGTCGTCCATGGCCTCGCGGAAACGCGCCTTATAGGCGTCGCCCGCCGCCGCTTCCGCCGCCGCCGGCACGTCACGCAGCGCCGTATAAAGGGTGGTCAAATCGGCCTTGGCCTTATCCAGCTGCTCCTCGGCGTAGTTGAGCGGGCTGCGGTAGTGGCTGGACAAAATGAACATACGGATGGTGCCGGGACGCGGATAGGCCTTGAGCACTTCCCGCACGGTGAAAAAATTGCCCAGGGATTTGGACATCTTTTCCTCGTCCACCCGCACGAAGCCGTTGTGCAGCCAATAGTTGACGAACTGTTCCCCGGTCGCCCCTTCCGACTGGGCGATTTCGTTTTCGTGGTGGGGGAACTGCAAGTCCATGCCGCCGCCGTGAATGTCGAAATGATGGCCCAGGCAACACGTGGACATGGCCGAACATTCGATATGCCAGCCGGGCCGGCCCGGCCCCCAGGGCGCGTCCCATTGCGGCTCGCCCGGCTTGGCGGCTTTCCACAACACGAAATCCAACGGATCGCGCTTGGCCTCGTCCACGCCCACCCGCTCGCCGGCGCGCAAATCGTCGGGATTCTTGCCGGACAGCTTGCCGTAGCCATTGAACTTGGCCACGGCGTAGTACACGTCGCCGTTGTCGCCCACGTAGGCGTAACCCTTGTCGATCAAGGTCTGGATCATGTTCAGCATGTCGGCGATGGAGGTGGTGGCGCGCGGCTCCACGTCCACCGGCAGCACGCCCAGATTCGCCTCGTCCTCGTGCATGGCGTCGATGAAGCGCTGGGTCAGCGCCTGGATGGTTTCGCCGTTCTCCGCCGCCCGCCTGATGATCTTGTCGTCGATGTCGGTGACGTTGCGCACGTAGGTCAGTTCATAACCGCTGTGGCGCAAATAACGGGCGATCATGTCGAACACGACCATGACGCGGGCGTGGCCCAGGTGGCAATAGTCGTACACCGTCATGCCGCACACATACATGCTGGCCTTGCCGGGCTGAATGGGAACGAAGGCTTCTTTTTGCCGAGTAAGGGTGTTGTAGAGTTTCAGCATGCTAACAATTCCATGAAATGCCTGGAGTATCCGCCGCTTCGGGCATTATGTTCGCCGCAAGCCCCCGGAAACCGAAGCAGGGGCCCCGCGTGAAAAAGCCGGCTGAGCGCTCAACGCTCAGCCGGCTTGTCATGCCATCGCTTACAGGCCGGCTTTTTTCTGCTGGCCCATGATGGCGATGCCTTTCAGCAAGTTCAACGCCTCGCTGAGCGGGTAGTCGCTGACAGCCAACGGTTCGTCCTTGGCGCCTTCCTTGTCCTTTTCCACTTCCTTCTTCGTGTCGCCGGACTTCTTGTTGCCGTTGCTCAAGTGACGGCTCAAATCGGCCTCCTTGATCGGCTCGAACTCCGGTTGAGATACCGCTTCCAGCTTGAGCTTGGACACGGCCACGTCGGGCACGATGCCTTCCGCCTGGATGGAACGGCCGGCCGGCGTGTAGTAACGGGCCGTGGTCAGCTTGATCGCGCCGCCGTTGCTGGTGGGCAGGATGGTCTGCACCGAGCCTTTGCCGAAGGATTTTTCACCCATAATGATGGCGCGCTTGTGGTCTTGCAGGGCGCCGGCGACGATTTCCGAGGCGGAAGCCGAACCGGAGTTGATCAGCACGACGATGGGCGCGCCCTTGAGCAAATCGTCCGGCTTGGCGCTGAAGCGCAT
This window harbors:
- the cysS gene encoding cysteine--tRNA ligase, whose translation is MLKLYNTLTRQKEAFVPIQPGKASMYVCGMTVYDYCHLGHARVMVVFDMIARYLRHSGYELTYVRNVTDIDDKIIRRAAENGETIQALTQRFIDAMHEDEANLGVLPVDVEPRATTSIADMLNMIQTLIDKGYAYVGDNGDVYYAVAKFNGYGKLSGKNPDDLRAGERVGVDEAKRDPLDFVLWKAAKPGEPQWDAPWGPGRPGWHIECSAMSTCCLGHHFDIHGGGMDLQFPHHENEIAQSEGATGEQFVNYWLHNGFVRVDEEKMSKSLGNFFTVREVLKAYPRPGTIRMFILSSHYRSPLNYAEEQLDKAKADLTTLYTALRDVPAAAEAAAGDAYKARFREAMDDDFNTPAAVAVLFELAREVNRHKQAGDTTAAAGLAATLKGLGGVLGLLQDEAEAWLKGSLDLGGGGLSDADIEALIQQRLDARKNKDWATSDRIRDELKAQGVILEDGAGATTWRRE